From the Candidatus Krumholzibacteriia bacterium genome, one window contains:
- a CDS encoding Rrf2 family transcriptional regulator translates to MILSRASEYAIRALVHMAEKGGDQPVQLKDISDAEKIPFHFLAKTMQVLTRIRLVRSFRGPRGGFTLMKPASQVYLYEIVNAFDAISQWDTTCILGINPCDDKVVCPIHDDWKPIKEEIFRMFRETTLLELAGKLKEKRAKLAELGLIA, encoded by the coding sequence ATGATTCTATCCAGAGCAAGTGAATATGCCATTCGGGCCCTGGTTCACATGGCCGAAAAAGGGGGAGACCAGCCTGTTCAGTTGAAGGATATCTCCGATGCGGAGAAAATCCCCTTCCACTTTCTGGCAAAGACCATGCAGGTCCTGACCCGGATTCGACTGGTCCGCTCCTTCAGGGGACCTCGCGGCGGCTTCACCCTGATGAAACCCGCAAGCCAGGTCTATCTCTATGAGATCGTAAACGCCTTCGATGCAATCAGCCAGTGGGACACTACCTGCATTCTGGGGATCAATCCCTGTGATGACAAGGTCGTCTGTCCGATTCACGATGACTGGAAGCCGATCAAGGAAGAGATTTTCCGCATGTTCCGGGAGACCACTCTTCTGGAACTGGCCGGTAAGTTGAAAGAGAAGCGGGCCAAGCTGGCAGAGTTGGGGCTGATCGCCTGA